A part of Gemmatimonadaceae bacterium genomic DNA contains:
- a CDS encoding phosphatase PAP2 family protein, producing MAHAQDDTKDDRFFRSRDAAIGAGILAASAGLSLFDAQLARGFQDTSWAHVRIGNRLDKYFTHINETTLTVGSLGIYAVARLLGANDVADVAFHTAESVAAASLTAQVIRGPLGRTRPKDTATPYADPYEFHFMKGFTHFAQRSFPSIHSSSGFAAASALVAEVKQRAPGATWWVGVPAYALALTPGLSRMYLGQHWASDIFAGAFLGTFYGWRIVEYSHAHPRTPVDRVFLPKNSVRVGWSIGF from the coding sequence GTGGCACACGCACAGGACGACACGAAGGACGACCGATTTTTTCGAAGCCGCGACGCCGCGATCGGCGCTGGAATTCTGGCGGCGAGCGCGGGACTCAGTCTGTTCGATGCCCAGCTCGCGCGCGGCTTTCAGGACACGAGCTGGGCGCACGTTCGCATTGGCAATCGTCTCGACAAGTACTTCACCCACATCAACGAGACGACGCTCACCGTCGGCAGCTTGGGCATCTATGCCGTTGCACGCCTGCTCGGCGCGAACGACGTCGCCGACGTCGCGTTCCACACGGCGGAGTCGGTCGCCGCGGCGAGTCTCACCGCGCAGGTGATTCGCGGCCCCTTGGGCCGCACGCGCCCGAAGGATACAGCGACGCCCTATGCGGATCCGTACGAATTCCACTTCATGAAAGGCTTCACGCACTTCGCGCAGCGCTCGTTCCCGTCAATTCACTCGTCGTCTGGCTTCGCGGCTGCGTCGGCGCTGGTGGCCGAGGTGAAACAGCGTGCGCCTGGCGCGACGTGGTGGGTGGGCGTACCGGCGTACGCGCTGGCGCTCACTCCCGGGCTCTCACGGATGTATCTCGGGCAGCACTGGGCGAGCGACATATTCGCGGGGGCGTTCCTGGGGACGTTCTATGGATGGAGGATCGTGGAGTACTCGCATGCGCATCCTCGGACGCCCGTCGATAGAGTGTTTTTGCCGAAGAACTCGGTCAGGGTTGGGTGGTCGATCGGGTTCTAG
- a CDS encoding ferric reductase-like transmembrane domain-containing protein, producing the protein MKDLTTYLGLAAIYLLSVNVLLGLLMGARYNTYKRWPHRRINVLKLHNWTAYVALALAVAHPIPLLFLDKPQFRFLDVVWPISSPEQPVINTLGALSLYLLGFTVITSIYRAEIGRQRWKVLHYLTYALALMLVIHGSVTDQHLDNSPMDLLDAEKVGIELCGLVILIATYFRFRWTSRHPKYQPPVRARQGSPS; encoded by the coding sequence ATGAAGGATCTGACAACCTACCTTGGGCTGGCGGCCATCTACCTGCTGAGCGTCAACGTGCTCCTGGGCCTCCTGATGGGAGCCCGCTACAACACCTACAAGCGATGGCCGCATCGGCGAATCAATGTACTGAAGCTGCATAACTGGACGGCGTACGTCGCGCTCGCGTTGGCCGTGGCGCATCCCATCCCGCTCTTGTTCCTCGACAAGCCGCAGTTTCGATTCCTCGACGTCGTCTGGCCCATCTCGTCGCCCGAGCAGCCGGTCATCAACACACTCGGCGCGCTGTCACTGTATCTGCTCGGGTTCACGGTGATCACCTCGATCTATCGCGCTGAAATCGGGCGCCAGCGCTGGAAGGTGCTCCACTATCTGACGTACGCGTTGGCGCTGATGCTCGTGATTCATGGTAGCGTCACCGATCAGCATCTCGACAACTCGCCCATGGACTTGCTCGACGCGGAGAAGGTCGGGATCGAGCTGTGCGGGCTGGTCATTCTGATCGCGACGTATTTTCGGTTCCGCTGGACGTCGCGCCATCCAAAGTATCAACCGCCGGTGCGCGCTCGGCAGGGCTCGCCCTCGTAG
- a CDS encoding chlorite dismutase family protein: MLHQIYSVDSGVDERRVEPTQATAVTSNVPLPSAPAEGWSAWARLIGSRADVMALHFRPTLDAIGDAQREYAASGLTKGLRLEYSFLSVTEAGLYHLTAQLAREAEERGGAVGDDIYTRDLQQRAAAERETAHVRRRLYPTLPEDMPYVSFYPMNKRRDAGQNWYTLTLEERSRLMWSHGMTGRRYAGKVLQVISGAIGFDAWEWGVTLFARDPLEFKKLVTDMRFDEVSAKYAEFGDFYVGRLMPAGDVARLRETR, encoded by the coding sequence GTGCTGCATCAGATCTATTCCGTGGACAGCGGCGTCGATGAGAGACGCGTCGAACCGACACAGGCAACGGCGGTCACATCGAATGTCCCCTTGCCGTCGGCCCCCGCCGAAGGATGGTCGGCCTGGGCGCGTCTCATCGGATCGCGCGCCGACGTCATGGCGTTGCACTTTCGTCCAACACTCGACGCGATCGGCGACGCGCAACGCGAGTACGCTGCCTCCGGGCTGACCAAAGGCCTGCGACTCGAGTACTCCTTTCTCAGCGTGACCGAAGCCGGCTTGTATCACCTCACGGCGCAGCTCGCGCGCGAGGCCGAGGAGCGCGGTGGCGCCGTCGGCGACGACATCTATACGCGAGATCTTCAACAGCGTGCGGCGGCAGAGCGCGAGACGGCCCACGTTCGCCGGCGGCTGTATCCCACGCTGCCCGAGGACATGCCATACGTCTCGTTCTATCCAATGAACAAGCGCCGTGACGCCGGCCAGAACTGGTACACGCTCACGCTCGAGGAGCGGAGCCGCTTGATGTGGTCACACGGCATGACCGGGCGACGCTACGCAGGGAAGGTGCTTCAGGTCATCAGCGGCGCCATCGGATTCGACGCGTGGGAATGGGGCGTGACGCTGTTCGCGCGCGATCCCCTCGAGTTCAAGAAGCTCGTCACCGACATGCGCTTCGATGAAGTCAGTGCCAAGTATGCCGAGTTCGGTGATTTCTACGTGGGCCGGCTGATGCCGGCCGGCGACGTCGCGCGGCTTCGCGAAACTCGCTGA
- a CDS encoding Crp/Fnr family transcriptional regulator, translating to MTTISADELRRRLPALESLPNATLERIARASTERRYAANRALFRAGDEADGLYFLLEGRVRVSRELSSRAQLLHMESAGGVLGEIPVFGGGPFPGTAIAVERSRCAHLATSAIERLLRDDPDFARFAVHRLATRARSLLNRIDELTTTTIVARLARWVLDRASNNDSETNDFTLGMSQEALAAELGTVREVVVRGLASLVDAGAIRRTGRSRFAVHRLGLLRAMAS from the coding sequence GTGACGACGATATCCGCAGACGAGCTCCGACGGCGCCTTCCCGCGCTCGAATCGCTGCCGAATGCAACGCTCGAGCGAATCGCGCGCGCCTCGACCGAACGGCGCTACGCGGCGAATCGCGCGCTCTTTCGCGCGGGTGACGAAGCCGACGGATTGTACTTCCTGCTCGAGGGACGCGTGCGCGTTTCGCGAGAGCTTTCGTCGCGCGCGCAGTTGCTCCACATGGAATCCGCCGGCGGCGTCCTCGGCGAGATTCCCGTCTTCGGCGGCGGTCCATTTCCCGGGACGGCCATCGCCGTCGAGCGGTCGCGTTGCGCGCATCTCGCCACGAGCGCGATCGAACGCCTGCTGCGCGACGATCCCGACTTCGCGCGCTTCGCGGTGCATCGCCTGGCGACGCGCGCACGATCGCTGCTCAATCGCATCGACGAGCTGACGACGACGACCATCGTCGCACGGCTCGCGCGATGGGTTCTCGATCGCGCGTCGAACAACGACAGTGAGACGAACGACTTCACGCTCGGCATGTCGCAGGAAGCACTTGCCGCGGAGCTGGGCACCGTACGTGAAGTCGTCGTGCGCGGACTCGCCTCGCTCGTCGACGCCGGAGCGATCAGACGAACGGGGCGATCGCGCTTCGCGGTGCATCGCTTAGGGCTACTCCGCGCGATGGCGTCCTGA